gaagctaagggacttccttagcgcatgcgcctggtcatccttcaccacaccatcacttgacgaatgcatcaccatcctcaacgaaaacatcacaaaagccataaatcatctcgccccattaaagactgtgacacctggacgtaaacgtcacccgtggttcaccgcggctcttcgtgaccttttaactgaaaggaataggctctacaggcgttttcgcagaagtcgtctaccttgggatctatacttttatagaatcgcaagggatGACGCTCATCAACGGGTCgtggaagccaggctgaattactattattcacgcttgtctactctaaccgacgttgcagagatatggagagaacttgaaaatcttggcattACCACCTCTAGATCTTCTCcgcctgctcggttctctccagatgctctcaacgaacacttcagttccatctcaaatgaccctcaagctccatctgtcgaggagtatctgcggaccctcgagagtctagacctccctgaacactttatcttcagggccatcacagaatcggacgtgttagctgcagtttcacatttcaatacccaggccaggggaagcgatggcatcccacaggttgtaatctctaaagcactaccaatactcactcctttaatctgtcaaattttcaacctgtctttgagtgaggcatgctttccctctgcctcgaaatcatcgctcgtaagagcattaaacaagatcaactctcctacagctgtaactgactaccgaccgatttccctactttgctttctatccaaggcgctggagtggctggtgcacactcaaatctctgaataccttgaaactagactctatcttgatagtttccaaactggttttcgcactggccacagcacgcagtccggcttgattaagctgactgatgatgtcaggcttggaatggacaggaagaaggtcacccttctgcttctttttgattttagcaaggcgtttgatacagtgtgtcacgtcaggctactcagaaagctaccctccttcggcttctccaagcaggttatccgctggcttgcatcttacctttctggtagagaacaggccgtcattggtgacaacaacgaactctctacattcctaccactaaacaccggtgtcccacaggggtcagtcttgggccccttattgttcgcgttatacatcaatgacattggcctctgccttgactcagatgtatcccatctagtctacgcggatgatctgcaaatctactgtcaatgcccccttgaggagctcgattcctgttctgacaagatgagtgctaacgccgagaggataatgggctgggcagcactaaacagacttaagctgaatgttagtaagactaaggcgatcgtcctgggctcaccctactatatcaatgctctaccttctactgctaacacctatataaatatagggggggcccaggtcaactttgaatcatctgtgcgcaacctggggctggtgcttgactcaaaacttacgtggaaagagcacgttacacaaacttgtaaacgtgctcactctttaatgtatcggctatatttctttcggaagagcactagcctcaggttgcgccaacatttggtgcaagcactcctatttcccctcatcgactactgctcacttgtttactgcgacctgactcaagagcttgacttaaaactgcagatgcttgtcaatacgggaatccgatacatctatggtgtaaagagggacgagcacatctccccttacaggcgtgagttgcaatggctcaccaccgccggacgtaggaagtacttcatggcctgttttcttagaaaaattttcaacacctcaataccagcttatctactagcctaTTTCGACTAACACGTcgcactcaggcctgtcaagggcgaggtgactccactggacatcccgtccttcaagacggagacgctgaggaattcatttttcatcagcgcctcctacctctggaatagccttccatctcaacttcgcgacacactatccatatcacacttcaaacaagcagctaaaaattatttctttaatttggaaaacacataaacatcgcacaaacatacatacaatctctttcatctcatgtcatctctcaacatcacacacaccttatactatatacccttacacaaattttatttattcctttatcataatacactatatttgttatatgtacaacaaaatgtacaaaaataaagagcaattaatctaatctaatctaatctaatctctaaTCGTTGAGAAAGAGTGGGGAGACTCTGCCCCTCGCGCGAATGGTGGCGAGCATACCTAACCTGACACAACAATATAACCACAAATTCTTTCAAcgtttattgaatttattgaaTGATCAAATTTAATAGCGTAGTCACCAAAATATTATGTTTAAACTTAAACTACGACAACAAATAAAACTTAAGCCGTCAAGGGGGTGATGATCATGAGCCATTTCGAGTTGATTGCAATATGAATGCGACGGTGGTCGTGAGGTTTCAGGCGCATGGCTAAATGCTTTTTTTTGGAGTTCGATTCCTGatcaagtattttttttcttctttttgtttataatttagaGCTTGgtaataaaatgaatttttttttctttttaaaaaatggaaaataatctaattaaaatttatataagttaattatttgatacatttacgcatttcaataaaataaaataaataaattaataaataatatttatttataagattcatagaaaaatgaaaaaatacaacATTTCACAAAAAGCCGCTTCTTAAGTGACAAACATAAATACTtcgatatttttgaaaatcatattaCAGAACGCagtaataaatacataaatcTTCCACTTACTCACAATATTAACTGAATAATTGTACTTAAATagttaaattataataaatagaaatttttatttgttattgtCTGAACCCAAAAAGTTGTTTATTCGTTGCGAAATAAAATCATCTTTGTGTAAATTCTTCTGATTTTCTTATTTGATCGACTTTTCTCTGACTCGTAGTGATTAACTCTTACTCTTAAATACGCAAAGCTTATTTGTTTTAGTATAAATAATCTATGTTTAGCGGGATCCTCAGAATGCTGGATTTGAAAGAGAGAATCTGGTATATTAGTTAAGATACTTTGAAATAATGTATTAAACATGCCCTTTTTAGAAGTATAAAACAGCTTGAAATTTTTCTCAACGATTTTGCAGATATTAATGATATCTACAGAAGGTGAAAGCAAACCtcctcgattttttttttcggttagACTAGAGTGACTGACTTCTGAAGTTAATAGTAAAGGACACTGGAAGCATCtactcttttttaaaattgttctcGTAACAAATCCAGCAATATGAATGACAGTATTGTctatatactttttattttttccttttccatAAAAATCGTCGTGTTCTGATAAAACATTGTCTGTTTgaattgtttgaataaataagtTATCATTCGATGAATTCTCTGTTTtagtctcttttttttcaacgatACTTGCAAAAGACTCGTTTCATCTAAAGACGTGCAATTTGCATGTTTCGATTCTTTTACATCAGCGTGCactaacaattttttaaaaatattaataaactgATAGCAGGTAGATTTATTACTGTATCCTCCTTTACTCCTTATAGCACTAAAAAACATCTCGAGATGATCCTGTGATAATTTGTACGTTAATAAATAACCATTTAACGGCTTCATAAAAGTGTCGTAGATTCTTAAAACATTGTTCAAGGAGATTATCATACTAACAAATCCAGTTTTCCTTGCACAGTCGATGACTGGAGTGCCGTCTGAAGTGCGTAAACCTTTAATATATTCAGTTATATTATCAACTTTTTCCCTTATCtctttgatattttttgaatCTATAgcatttttcgatttatttttgttataacgCTCCCTTGAATTTAAGATGTCAAAACCtgcattaataattgaataaaatttagcTGTTCCTTCGACATTTTGAAATTCAGAGCTTTGAAGCTCATCACGCATATATCGCAAAGCAACGCTAGAGCTTTCACTTACAGTTTGCGCAGCTAACCGTACATTCATCTTATTTTGTTCGAAATCTATATGTTGTTGTCTGATTTTTGTACCTAAATGTAGTCCCTGACAATCTTGCACtcaactaattttttaaaaaaattcaatgatATGATGTTGCCGTCAGCATCATACATGTcgtcgtaagcaaaagcatttCTAATTAATTTTAGAACATGACAACCGTCGGGTACTATACATATCGGCTCTTTTGATACGGGGTGAGGGAAGTACGCATCCATGGGATTCTCTGCAGAAATCGTTGCTCCTAAATGTTTACACATTGTAAAATTGGCTTGTAATCCGTCAAAAGTTACAgatgtgatttttacaccaGTTTCACTTAGCCGGGTTAATATTTCTTTCGTTAATTCGGCTTTTTTTTGACCGCTCAAAGCTTTAACGAAATAGTGAGAAACTGGAATTTTCCAGCCTCCATTAACGCAGACTAACATGAAAACTAATGCATTCTCTGCTTCCGGCATTTCATCCTTTTCATAATCTTTTCCGACGTCAATATATCCATACTCCTTTCCATTTATCACTTctactttcttttttatcttcatCTCATCCATAACCAAATTACATAACACTTCTGCTTCTTTATTAGTGCTTTTATGAAATGCAACTTTTCGTTTAACAGCGTCAATGCACGCTTGACTTATACCAGACGaacaatttatgtttttataCCATTTGCTGATATTCATAGGATGTGGTAAGCATTTCATAAAAGCATTCCTAACATAATTGTAGGCTTTTGGAGAGTAAAAATGGAGAGTGGTAGCAAATGATTTTAAAGCAGGTGGAAATGGACAATTCGTGGATGGTTTGCGTAGGAGCCTTCGGAAAATTTGATATGCGTGAGAAGGTAACGATTCCTAGAGTACAAAACAATTaatgatgtaaaaaaaaaataaaaattttacaatgattattattattgtgatTTGTTTGTTATAAACtattgaaattcaattttacgtttttattatttcttttcgtttgtaaacatataaaaaattctttaaataaaaatgatgcgaAACACAAGACCATTATCCACTACTACCTATGAACTTGTAAgaggttttaataaattatcaaagaattctttattatattttatattttaatgaatcttttagaaaattatatacaattattgtgtacaaaaatgttttattaaaaaatcgacaaatgcaaaattaaaactaaaatttcttACATTAACGTAGCAAACTCTAGACAAGAGAATTTTCAATATCAAgcaatttttaagaaatagATCCAACGAATAGAAATCAACTTTTGTATTTGTTTGTATAAGAATTTCATTTGATGTTTATTTATGTACATgattaaaaatgatattttatactttCGTGACTAGAGatttgttataatatacaataaaatatttttaaacataaaatatGATGCGATTAATTTATACGCATACATCCTTAACACACTTACATGATTTTCAATAGTTTGCATCGAAGTAAAACAAGAAttgacaaaaaataatttcaaatcaataaaattgttaTGGAATTAAAATATCAATTGTCGTCCGACTGTGtagaaaataatgaattacAATTCATCTTATAGGCTATATACTTATGTGCATTCTTTCTTAAACTTTTCTCACTCACACCTACACACACTTGTTCCTATATATTAGGTCATAAAAAATCGGTTTCTATGcaatacaataatatttttacataactttcatataaatatgagatttagaaataaagaaaaaaataaataaatgaaagaagGTTTACATAGTACATAACCAATtacttaatactacagaagtCAAGAATTACTTAACAATTTACTTACTTTTAGTGAATCGACAACATTCTCGTTTATATATTTACGGTGCTTTAGGTGTGACAGCAAAGAATTTCCCGTTTTAACTCCTTTTTTCCAGCGATAAAGTTTTGTctgtaaagttttattttttcgctgAAGAGATATTATTTGTGCCTTTGCATTTCGCAGAATGTCTTTCACATCTACTGGTGCATCTAAACTTTCAACATCTACATTCGTCAAAGATTTCACTCGAGACTTTGATATCATCTTATCAGTTGGATTGTtgctaaaaattttataaaaataacacaCCGTTCAATGAGATTATACATTACACGTATCATCAAATATACTTTGAATATTACCTTTCAGACACATTAGCTTTGGTCGGTAATTCTGCTGCCACAAAGTCTGGCACATCCATGAGAGGACTCGTGTCACTTTCTCCATCTGATTCTGCTTGATAATCCTTTGATCGactaaaaatacatttataaaaatcatcaacATAGAACATGCCTGACCGGATAAGgcattaaatattaaaacatATACCTATCAGGTGCTTCATTGGTACAAATATCAACCTGCTTACTGTCTTCTGCTTCCATCAATTGTGAATTATTATGATTTAAACTTGTATCTGCTTCGACAAACTGTTTTTCTCTGTAAATGATAATAATCtacttaataataatttttttacaaccataagttaattattatttttatcaacaggtacttacaacttaTTATCTTCCAAGCTTGAGAATATTGATGGATAAgatccttttttttaatctcaGATTTGTACACAGtccagaaaaataaaaacaatcagGCTTGAAATGTGAACTGCACACATATGAATATTTTGGCAACGACAAATCCATAAACTCCGCTTTCAATTGTTGTTTCCATTTTTGTCTCAAATCTTTATCTGCTGGAAACATGCATGCGAAAAtgcaaaatgcaaaattaaaataataagaaaacacAAGTAAAagtaatattgtttaaatcgAACTAATTACGTGTGAAAAGTTTTCTTTAAACTATCGAAATCGTCGCTCCGCATTTTGCAGGTTGGTACACAACATACTTTCGGCATTTTTcactattaatttatttaaaatatcacGAAAATCAACAATCAAAATCAATCACAATTTTGTATGCTAGCGTTTTCAGAGGTTATGAGACTCCTTTTCTGCTACAGAGCAAAGGAAATTGCGTTAACCCGGCCCGGATTTGCTTGCCTAGATTTAGAAAACATGTAAACTGTAGCAGACTACTACGATACAATTTATACAAGTTCAGGAAGTAGAAGACATAGAAAACATTGTTAAGAATAAAGAATCAGATACAGATGCACCTGTTATAGCAAAGAAGTATAATAATGATGAATTAGTAGAATAGGCGAAAGACTTGAAGAAATGGTTTTTTACGTTTACCATTCCTAATACTCATCTAGATGCTTTATTGAAAACATTGAAAACGTATTATTCTGAACTTCCTGCATGTgcaaacacatttttaaaaacaggtaaaaaaaaactatttgaaattaagaattttaaagaaaattatccGGAAGATGAAGCCAAATTTGTTTACATAGGTATTGCTAAAAACCTTAGAAGAACTATAGATGTTAAAttacacaaagaaaaaaaaattcaaatttaatctatatttattcatttcaGAAAACTTATTTTGGCTGCAATATAAATACTCAAGAGAAAAATGTAGCTGCCAACGTTATAACTCCTATTTTAAAGTACATTTTTAAAGATTCTAAGTTTTACGACTGCTTGTTTGGTAAGacaggaaataaaaaaattatttttggctcatgtatttatataaaaatattcttcataaataagtataatatttttcagatgCAATGCAGAATGCATATGGTAAGAAGGGACAAACAGTGACAAATGCTGATTTACTGGGACTGATTGGAACTGTTATAAACAATGCTGCTGATTGGGATCGAGGTCGTGACAGCAGAAAAAGAACTCGCGATCAAGATAGTGATGGCAATGacgtttaaaatattaataattaaaatttgaatatttttatatatttcagTTACGTATACGTTTTAATGTAATTTATGTTATATAAATTGCTCATGACGtacttaataaataaattaacaaataaatagtttAACGTTTGTACAACATTATTTGGCATTTATTATATTAGAGTAAGATGATAATAAGAAAATGATTTAGCATACTTCAGGATTTTATCCGGCCCAGATCCGGTAATGTAGTAGTCTATACAAGTAAACTTCAGGTAGGGTAAACTATGCATGATAAAGCCCGTAACATTATTTGatttgtcaatttttttctcttcatattcgTTTTTTCTCGGGCCGGATTTGCGCATCATTACACCCGTGCTACGGCCCATACCCGATTCCTGGCTTGGCCCGGATCAGTACCCTAACTCTCCTGATCCGGCCCTGATCTTACCCGTAGGATTGATTCTAGTCGGGTGCGTTCTCATATAGAGCGCATGCGCATCGATCCCAGTTAACCAGTGGCGGGCGCTGTTAGAAATTTCCGTAATTCAGAATTTCAATTACTGGTAGgtgtagatatataaataaaaaaataatatttttatttttatttactttcaaCACATTATAAAATACGTACTATAATTGTTCACGATATTGTAAATGGTTTAGGTATACATGAATATCTGATTAGCAGAAACGTCCTACAGTGTATGagtctttttttataacaaatgatttttgcgAATATACTTGCTACCATTACAAAGAAAGATATACTTGGCCTTGCAGGTGGTACACCGgttctcattttttttagtttcgaTACTAAAACATGTTTGTGGAAATCAAGGCAGTAGGCGGTGATAGGATTTGGTACTGCATgtaaatagtacattacgatacgtatggcttaaatggttcttttttacacggcgcagttagcacccgagcgtagcgagggcgctaagcgccgtgtaaaactgaaccatttaagtcaagagtatcgtataaaattttatagcacagactgctaaaatccgcaagtctcgcctattcgtgactaaagtagtccttatttgcaccgtgaggttagcgcacgagcgtagcgagtgtgataaacacggtgtaaaaaaggactacttta
The sequence above is drawn from the Nasonia vitripennis strain AsymCx chromosome 4, Nvit_psr_1.1, whole genome shotgun sequence genome and encodes:
- the LOC100677987 gene encoding uncharacterized protein LOC100677987; the protein is MEAEDSKQVDICTNEAPDSRSKDYQAESDGESDTSPLMDVPDFVAAELPTKANVSESNNPTDKMISKSRVKSLTNVDVESLDAPVDVKDILRNAKAQIISLQRKNKTLQTKLYRWKKGVKTGNSLLSHLKHRKYINENVVDSLKVSKLLSNS